In Lycium barbarum isolate Lr01 chromosome 9, ASM1917538v2, whole genome shotgun sequence, the DNA window GGTCTAGCACTCTTTGAAAATATGTCTAGAACAGGTTCATCTTTCTTGCTAGATCCATCATCATTTCGATCTTCACGATTAAATCTAGTTTCGATGCCGGTAAGATACATAGAGCAAAATGTCAAACATTCATCAATAATATAGCCTTCTGCAATAGAACCTTCGGGTCGTGCCTTGTTTCGCACATAACGCTTAAGCTTGCACAAGAACCTCTCAATTTTGTACATCCAACGATATTTTACTGGTCCCCCATACATAGCCTCTCGTGGTAAATGCACAGCCAAATGTACCATAACATCGAAAAAAGCAGGTGGAAAGATCATCTCAAGCTTACATAATATAACAATTATATCCCTTTCAAGTTGTTCTAAGTCATCTCGTCTCAATGTCTTACAACATAATCATTGGAAGAAATCGCCTAACTTAATCAATGATGAAGAGACATTTTTATTTTCAAATCCACGAATAGCAATAGGTAGCACTCGTTGTAACAGGACATGATAGTCATGACTTTTGACTTTTAAGAACTATATTGGATCTGAACCAATATAAAAACATATGTTGTTATTTACTTTTAGCACTTTAAAATTCTGCACTGGTTCAAAGTTACTTTCACTTACAAGTTGTAGTGCACTATTGATCTCAGACAATCGACTAACTAAAACGAAAAAAGTTACAATTCACCCCCTCCTAttgcactttcaattggtatcagaatATGGCCTTGTTTCTAGTTGCTTAACAACATGTGAGGAAAGATCAAATGTCCGGATATCATATCCCTGGAGCTATTTTGCAAGATGGTCATTCTACAACTAGACCACCATACTTCAACGGTGAACATTACAACAACTGGAAGGAAAGGTTCAAAATCTTTGTTAAATCAACTGATTACCAGGCATGGCTAGTGATTAAAAAGGTACCAAAGTCTATTCCTACTGCTCACTCAAAGGACCCCTAAGCCAAGGTTGGCGTGAAATCCTTTGATATCACTAAAGAGCAACAAGAAGTAATCACAACAAATGCTAGAGCTAGAAGTCTAATTTACTGTGCGGTGAGTGGAGAAGAACATGGAAAAACATCAACTTGTGAAATTGCAAAAGAAATGTGGGACAACTTGGAAGTTACTTATGAAGGAACTTCCAAAGTTTGAGAAAACAATATTGATACGCTACAACACGACTATGAAACCTTCGTGATGAAAGATGATGAAAACATTGAGTCAATGTTCACCAGGTTTAGCAAGATCATATGCAAACTTAAGTCTCTTGAAGTTATGTATTCAAACTCCCAACGAGTAAGAAAGCTTGTCAGAAGTTTACCAAAAGCTTGGGAAACCAAGGCTATTGTTTTGGAAGATAGAAATCTGGACAATCTTACTTATGATGAACTCAGAAGTAATCTAATGGGTTTTGAGAGAAACCATATTAACAGACATCAAAGGGAAGAAAAGAAGAAAGCAGTCACATTCAAATCTCAGGTTGAAGAATTTGATGATGAtttcaaagaagaagaagaagtagcaaGGATATCAAGATCTGTTGGGAAAGCTATGCGAAGATCAAGAAACAACATAAAAGGAAGTTCAAATTTTCAAAAAGGAAAAACCTCCACTGATCAACAAAGGAATAATGGAAAATGCTATGAATGTGGTAAGTATGGGCACATTGCATCTGAGTGCTCTGAATAAAAAAAGGAGACCATCTAGAAACTATCAAAAGCAAAGCGATTTCAATAGCTGAAGTGAAGATGAGATTTTagaagatgatgatgaaggaGTAGAGAATGTTTGTTTCATGGCATTCGGTGAAACAAGTTAGGTAAGACCCTATCCCTACTCTAAATGTTGTGAAACTCAAGATCTTTTAGATCAGACTTTAGAAGACTACAAGTCAATTGGGAAAAAGCCCATCAATGACAAAACAGACTTAGGCAACtcaaatggtaagtcaaattttCTTAGTAAGACAGATCAGTCAACTAAATCACTCAAGTCAACTGATAGGAAGTCTACAAGTAATAAACCTTTCATGAATAAGTCGACTAACTATTATGTCACTGAAGAACACTTTTCAAGAATGTTTTTTATGTGGTAAAACTGGTCATAAATATCATCAATGTAGATTTGTTATACAACTACTCCTGGTTGGGTATGGAAACCCAAAAATTATAATCATAAAACTAACCATCAAGGACCCAAGAAGCTTGGGTACCTAAAAGAAAGTAACAACATGTTTTTGCAGTAACACCACAAGGAGAAACCAAAGGGATAATGGTATTTAGATAGTGCATGTTCTAGTCATATAACAAGCGACAAAAGTTTGTTCGAATCAGTCGTTGATTTTGATGGAGGATTAGTAACATTTGGAGACAATTCCATATGAACAGTAACTGGTATAAAAACTATTGTTTTTACTAATTCTTGTGATATTACTAACTTTTATCTTGTGAAGGGAATCAAATACAATCTCTTGAGCATAAATCAACTATGTGACTCTGGTCTTGAGATAAGATTTAGAAAAATAGGTTGTGTTATAGAAGACCCAAATGGCAAGAAAATTCTTCCGGGAAGCAgaaacaaaaatgtatatgtactAGACGCTGATAAGAGTCCAGTTGGACAATATGCTTAGCATCAATGGGAGAAGATCCTTGGATATGGCACAAGAAACGTGGGCATGCAAGTATGCGATGATGAAATATTTATGGTAACTATGAAAGAAAATATGGCACCTTTAATGAAAGAATTTTGTGAATCCATGATCTGAGGTTGTTTTCGGAGCGGAAGGTATGTGTGCTTGTGATCCAATAGGacattccggagcgagtggtacatgaacgccatgggtcccctatgggtcatgactgcCAAGACGTCGATATTCCgtccggagcatgtgtgtacagagtgagtattggccattgcattgcatacgTCCATTTTATTGCATTGCATATAGCATCATCACATTATACATCGATTGAATGGATTGTTGGTTGCATTCGTGTTGTGGTTACTTTGAGGAAATATTataaacttgacagacttgtgtttaggtgcttcaccttAGGCGATAATTTGGTTGTGCGATATTCTGAGACTCGAGTGGTTATTATGTgcttatctgtttatcttgttgattttgtgcttATATGCGTAAGCTAATCTTaatcagcctatgatgcttaccaatacgtgtgtgtactgatactactcttgctagactttttctgagtgcagatCTTTATGCAGGACTTTCTTCCATATCCTATTTCTAGCTTTGAGGCTATTTGCTGCTAGGATTTCGAGGGTGAGCTACCTACCTGCCATGCATTCCTAGATTTCCTTCCTATTTGTCTACTACTATTCCATTAGACATTTTTATTGTATTTCAGACATATGTATTTACTCTTAGACATCGTTAGTTAGTTGTTCTTGTGTGGTGACTTCATTTATGGGGATTGTATTATGACTTAGtatcttccgcacttatattTATGGTATTGACTTATTATGATTTGATCCTATTAGTTAAGTTTTTTCAAAATTGAATAAGTAATGAactaaggggatggttcgcccaccaagAGGGTTAGTGTGGGTTCCATCACGATGgtattttgggtcgtgacaagttggtatcaaagccctaggttCACCGATCTCACCTATATAAGAACATGTCTAGTCGAGTTTTGCAGATTGGTATGgagtctgtacttatcttcgagaggctatgggacactaggagAACTCcaattctttctttcctttcatGCTATTTGATCCTAATTGGTATCTAGttggttcaaattggtatctaattcTCCTTcgattctctcacagatggtgaggactcgtgctaGAGCAGCAGTTGATGAGGCACCAATGCTAGCTGCTGGGGCTATGGCACGTGGTAGGGGCCAGGCTAGAGGCCGTAGATGTGGCAGAGGGGCAGGACCGGCTAAGGCAGAAAACTTATGGCTGGTCAGGCCCGCGCTAGATCCATCTCTCCCGAGCCACTAGCGGGTCATCATGATAAGGAGGAGGAGTTGGGACCAACCCAACTCAGCCTGACATTATAGCTACTCCAGTGTTGTCTGATGCTTTGGTTCTTCTGTGGAACCTGCTTAAGGGATTGACTCAGGCAGGTGTGTTACCAGCTACACCAGATGGTCAGAGGTGAGATTAGCTGAGCAGATTCCAGAGAGTTTCTGTGCTCTAGGGGCACAGCCTAGTGCGGCTGTGGCTTCACGTATGGATGAGATTTAGGGACCAGACCTATTCCCTATGCCCGTGGCAAGCCCGGTGATGACCGGTGAGGAGCATGACTTGTTTTGAAAGTTCACCAAGATGAAGCCTCCCGTCTTCTACGACGCTCAGTAGGATGATACCTATGAGTTTATCATCAACCGTCATGAGAAGCTCCACAAGATGGGGGCGGTAGAGGGCCACGGGGTTGAGTTTGTGACTTTTCAGTTATTGGGTGATGCCAAACTTTGGTGGAGAGCATATGTTGAGTGCAAACCAGTTGGTTTCCTCCATTAATATGGACTCAGTTTTATCAGATCCTTTTGGAGAAGTATATTCCGCGTACTTTAAGAGATAGGAGGCGTGATGAGTTCAGTTACATTGAGCAGAGAGGTTCATCGGTTGCTGAGTATGAGGCTTGTTTTCACTCCTTGTCCAGATGTGCGCTCCAGTTGCTTCCCATAGAGGCAGAGAGAGTGAGGAGATGCGTCAAGGGGTTGAACACTACTTTGAAGTTGTCAAATCTTCAGTTAGTATCCAAAGGGGCTTCATTTCAAGATATGGTGGATCATGTCACTACATTTGGGTCCGTGAGACAGGATAACTTTGGTAAGCAAGACGATAAGAGGGCCCACAGAGGGGGCAACTTTACTGGTTCATTCTCCAAAGGGTAGGGCCAGTATGGGCAGAGTTCCCAGATCTACTCTGGTCGCCCGATCCAGTCAGCTATGCAAACTTCTGTTTGAGGGTATTCAGGGCCCAATCATCATTCTTTAGGGCAGCCAGTGGGTTCGTATTCTAGATTCTCTGATCGTGGTAGGTATTCGGGTTCTTCAGGTTCAGCTCAGCGGCCTGTGCTTGACAAGGTATGTTATGAGTGTGGTGAGCTGAGGCATTTCAAGATAAACTGTCCACGACTCAAACAGAGTGGTCAGAGTACTCAGTATCAGACCCTCAGAGCTCCAGCTTCATCTGTTAGAGGGGGTGGATTTTATGGTAGAGGCAGTGCATTGCCTTGGCGGGATGGCCACACATCTGGCAGAGGTGGCACCCAGCCTAGTGGAGGAGGATTCCAGTCAGACAGAGGTGGACATAAGCCCAGTAGGGGTGGAGCACAGTCAGGTTGGGGTGGTCATGGAGGTTTGCAGACTGATGGAGAACGAGTTAATTGTTACGTTTTCCCTGGCAGGCCAGGGACCGAGGCTTCCAATGTTGTTATCACAAGTAATATCTCAGTCTGTCATCGGACGGCTTCAGTGTTAGTTGAcctgggttctactttctcttatgtgtctacatatttctctttGGGTTTGGATATTATTTAGGATCTGCCTGACGTGCCTATTAATGTATCTATtccggttggagattctgttGTGGTAGATCGAGTCTATCGATCATGTATAGTTACGTTTATGGGTTTTTGTACGTGGATAGACTTGTTGATTCATGATATGGTATTATGTGATTTTGgattgtcacgccaagacagtcctACTAGTCATATCGGGTATTCCTAGatttgagtggaagggtactccaaGTCCCTCCCTGAAGAAGATCATTTCATTCCCTCGAGCCAGGACGTTAGTGGATAGAGGATGTTTGGCCTACTTGGCCCATATTCATGATACTAGTTCTAACACTCCGTCACTTGAGTCTGTTTCGGTGGTGAACGAGTTCGCAGAGGTGTTTCCTACGGACTTGTCGGGTATGCCACTCGATTGTGAAATTGATTTTTGCACTGATCTAGAGCCGGGGACTcatcctatttctattccaccatatcAAATGGAACCggctgagttgagagagttgaagaaACAGCTGTAAGACCTTCTTAGCAAGggtttcattagaccgagcgtctccccttggggcgcTCCCGTGCTTTTTGTGAATAAGAAGGATGGGCCGATGCAGATATGTATTGATTACCGcaagttgaacaaggtcaccactTGAAGTAATTATCCTATTCTCCGCATTGATGATTTTTGACCTGCTTCAGGGGACTTTcatgttttccaagattgatttgaggccaagctatcaccagttgaagatcagggtcgaggatattcccaaaacggcctttaggactcgttatggtcattacgagttctTTGTTATGTATTTTGGGCTTACTAAAGCCCCGATAGcttttatggacctgatgaatgaTATTTTCAAGCCATACTTGGATTCCTTTGTCATAgtcttcattgatgacattttggtgtattcgCGCAACAATGAAGATCATGAGAAACAATTGAGGATTTTATTTGGATTGTTGAAGGAAAAGAAGCTTTATGctaattttctaagtgtgagttttggctcgattcagtagcattcttggggcatgttgtGTTTAAGGACAGGATCATAGCAGTTTCCAGGAAGATTGAGGCAGTCTGAGATTAGGCTAGGCCCACTTCAGTGATTGAGATTCGGAGTTTTATGAGTCTCGCCAGTTATTACTGTCGGTTTTTGGAGGGTTTTTCTTCAATCGCTTCCCATTTGACTCatttgactcagaagaatgtgccttttcagtggtccgatgagtgtgaggagggctttcaaaagctcaagactttgttgacttTGGCTCCTGTTCTATCTCTACCAATTAAGGGGGAAGGATTTCACTGTGTATTATGATGCTTTGCATATAGGTTTGGGCTGTGTTTTGATGCAggatggtaaggttattgcttatgcttcgaggcaattgaaggttcatgagaagaattacacCACCCATGACATGGAGTTGGCAGCAATAgtttttgctttgaagatttagaggcactacttgtatggggtTCATTGTGAGTTTTTCATCGATCACTATAAccttcagcatgtgttcaatCGGAGGGATTTGAACTCCAGACAGCACAGATGGATGGAATTGCTCAAGGACTATGATTTgaccattttgtatcatccgaGCAAGGCTAATGTGGTGGCGGATgcttttgtcacaccctaaccttggagggtgtggccggcacccgaaggcccgagcgaaccaaccATGGCATTTATAACCTAAGACTTGAACattgggccgacaaggccactaaATGATAATAGCAAGGACTAAATATGGCAACCTGCAAACAGAAGAATCCTAAcaacttatatatacatatgtaaggCCGACAAAGCCATAATGAAAGTGACATCGACTATCCAGAAGGCCGGAAAGGCTAGACAAAACGTATATACACTGAttactacaagcctctaagagtattgcACGACGTCTACTGGTCGGGGCAGGGCCTCGCTATACCCAAagccatatatacacatatgtagTTGTACCTAAAGATTCATAACCAGCAAGTCCGGAGAAGTGGAGTGTGACACCCAACATCTGATCTCGGTATCATACTGAGGAGTCGCGCTGGCCATCCTatctgcacctgtgggcatgaacacaacgcacAAAAGGGgcatcagtacgaaatatgtaccgagtatgtaaggcggtaagTATAAACATAGAGAATATAATAACATAAGAAAGAGGTGCAGAAATAACCTGAACTCAGAATAAGGCCACTGCAAGCATCCAGAGAATACAACATGACTATAAATGCATGAACATAAAATTATTCTTCACTGTGGAGGCATATactatatcatataataataaatctttctgtggggtgagctcatcataactgcccgaccatataggacGTGGTAaatatctgcccaactgatcattAGTATGCACAGCTACGTGCTTGCCCGGCCGTCTATGAAATGACCCGGTAATGAAAGTAGTACATCTAGGTGCACATCGATGTGCCtacccagccgactatagcgGCGATGcgataatgaaaataaatacatatatataagtgcagTGTAAGACCGACCTCAAAAGGGATATCATAGAAGGAGTCCGAGTGACCTATCTTATCCTCCGACTATCGTTATTGTCGCTATATCCTTTATTTTTCAATTCAAGAGAATATAGACATGGATAACATGTAAGATATTTGACATGAATTACACATAAAGAAGAGTTCAACTCAATCGGATAGTATACAGCCAATTCAAGTTTAGCGGAAACATTTCAATTGATAGCTAGAAGAGATATAGAAGCATGAAAGTTGCTTGAGATAAATCATACATATAGGGAAAAACTTAGTTTAATCATGAAGAGGCGTTTTCATCTCATATTTAGCGGAAATGTTTCAAAGGAAAGTTCGTCGAGttctagtcatgccacaaagagGAAGAAAAGACCTACATACCCTGTCGATGAAGCTATATATGTTTCCCAAGTCCGTGGACACCTTACAAATGGCTGCCTACAGTATATGAACAATTTGGGATCAGTTCCGGGTTCATAACTTATAAGAAACTATTCGAACATTTAACTGAGCAACTTGTGGGCATGAGTTCGTAGGCATCTTATTAGTTCAATTTCCCCGTAGAACGCTACCATTTTCTACTTTTCTACTCCTACTCCTTATAACAATTCATCCAACATCCTAATAGCTTCAATTTATTGTTTTAAACCAtgtaaaacagcccacacaactAGCCATGATCATAAGAGTTCATAAGGATTTATAAGAACTTGTTCAATGAaatttcttcttcaatttctaAGTTTAAACACTTGTAAAAGCTTAAGGAGATTATGATAAGGGTAAAACATaccttaaattcaagaattattCCATATTATAAGTTACTTCAAGTTGAAGATTTCTCCCGAAAGGCGAGACGACGAAGAAATGACAATTCTACGAGTACCACGGGATTCCCTATGATAAAATGACTTGATTAGCTTTTGTATTTAGTCTTGACTCATGGAAAATTGTTTGAGAGTGTTCAAGGATTGTTTAGGATTTGAAATGTTGAAGAAATGAAGGTTCAATTCGTTTGGGGGTGATTTTATAAGTTTGGGAAAGTTGTCCACCGACCAGGCCCCTCTTGGCCTCGCGGCAGTTTGCATCCTCGGACGGaaatgcgaatatctctctactctgaTGTTGTATCGACAAACGGTTAAATGCGCTAGAAATTAGACTTGTAGAAATTCAATTCGTAGGTGGATTAACCCGTAAATCCAAGTAGATTGAGATAAAAGTTGTGTAATATCTGACCCTAAATTTTAGCAATTTTATAAACATAACTTGCGACGACCTTTGTTGACTTCCGTATTATAACCCATTTGACTTAAAAACTTAACATACGACTATCATATTATTTAAATACCTCAATAAATTACCTTCTTAGTATGTTAGCCATTTTATGACACGATGACGCATGAAAACACAAGGTGTAATAGCTTTGAGCCGTAAGGAGGTGAGTAAGGTAGTTTGGACCGATTGGTATTTGAGGAGAGGCCTTTGGTTAGGGATGTTCAGAATTTAGCAAATGGTTtggtgagacttgatatttcaGATTTAGGTAGGgttttggcttgtgttgaggcgaggtcgTCTCTTTTGGATCAGATTAAAGCAAAGTAGTTCGAGGATACTAAGTTGTGAAAGATTCGTGATAAAGTATTGAGTGGAGAGGCCAAGGAATCAATTCTAGATAGTGAGGGATTTTTGAGGATTAAGGAGCGTGTTTGCGTTCCTCGGGTTGGTGGCTTGATCAAGTTGATTTTAGAGGAGGTTCATAGTTTTAGATATTTTATTCACCCTgatgctaccaagatgtatcgtgatttgagaaaGCACTATTGGTAGggtaggatgaagcgtgatattacTGAGTTAATTTCTCAATGTTTGAATTACCAGCAGGTTAAGTACGAGCACCAGAGACTGGGGCGTACGCTTTAGAGGATGCTCATTCTATAGTGGAAGTGGGATaggatagccatggattttgttgttggtcttccgaagaccttgggcaagctcgattcgatttgggttattgttaataggttgactaagtctgcgcaCTTCATTCCAGTCCAGATGACCGACAATGCAGAGTAGTTAGCAAGATCTATATCCGAGAGATTATTCGATTGCATGGAGTGCCCATTtccattatctccgacagagcaCTCAGTTCACGTCCCATTTCAAGAGGAATTTGCAGGCCGATATGGGGACTCAATTAGATCTTAGTTCTGCTTGTCACCCTCAGGCGGATGGTCAGTCTGAGTGGACGATTCAGGTTTTAGAGGATATGTTCGGAGCTTTTGTTATCAGCTTTGGTGGTCATTAGGACCAGTTCTTACCTTTgttagagtttgcatacaacaacagctatcaatCGAGTATCGATATGGCTCCATTCAAGGCTTTATTTAGAAGGAGATGTCGATCTCCAATTGGCtgttttgatgcttttgaggtgagaccttgcgGTACCAATCTTTTGAGGGAGTCGCTGGTTAAGGTGAAGTTGATTCAAGAAAAGCTTctagcagctcagagtaggcagaaggagtatgcagaCCAAAAAGTCCGAGATCTGGAGTTCATGGTTTGGGAGCAGGTTCTGTTAAAGGTTTCGTCCATGAacggtgtgatgagatttgggaagaagggcaagcttagccctaggTTCATTGGTCCATTTGGGATCTTTCGTCGTGTGGGAGATATAGCTTATTGGTTGGCATTACCTCCAGGTTTGTCCGGTGTTCACCCGGTGTgtcatgtgtccatgctgaagAAATATCATTCGAACGGGTCTTATATCATTCAGTGGGATTCAGTTCTATTTGATCAGTGGGATTCGGTTCTATTTGCAATGAAAGTGACTATTTTaacataatatatttttttataaatatgGCATCCCGGAGAAAATCAACTAAGTTCTAAAGGAGTTGATACGTTTCTATTCATTTTGGAGTTATGGAGTGGAACATGTGTTATGAAGGACAATTTGTAGTACGGTTAtcggattcgtgccaaagaagtGAAGGTAACGAAAACtagggctgggcgttcggtattcggttcggtattttcaaagttcgggttcggtaattcggtaatcggtaattcaaagtatataccaaataccgaactttcaaacttcggttcggtaattcgggaatcggtaaatcaaacttcggttcggtacggtattcggtaataccatattTGAAACGTTTGGAAGGGAAATATTTGTTAGTATATATAATCGAACAGATCCAATAAGTAATTTTGTTTTAGGACAGAAGTGTAAAGACTAAAGAGAGTTGTGACAGAGACTATAAACTTTAACAGTTGATCTAAGAAGGTTAAATGATTTCGACAAATCAAACTTTTACTCTCCCTTATTCATATCATTACATCCATACCTGAAGCATTGCCCATCCTTTTGGTATCTCTGAAGCCAATAGTAACAGCCAAGCACAGTAACATTAAGGTCCAATTGATCTCTGGAATATAAATCTGTCCATGTATTTTTGATGACATGTTCACTATTTTAACTTTAGGAAATCAACCCAAAGAGGAGCATTGTTTAATAATTGAAAAGGTTCCAGTGATGATGGCTTGGTTCCCCACCACAGCAGCAAGTATGGTTCTTTGTATCAACTTAGCCCTTTTCTTTACTAGACAATGTAACAAGCAATTTTGGCCAAaccatttttttcttttcctccctTGAATCAATGAATAACTTGCTACTATCGTCGACGCCTACCGACCCTCTTGTCGTATAATATCTGTCCTCCTTTTCGGGGGACGAAGCTGATGTCTTACGATGCTCGTTTGTGTTAGATCTATTCACACCCAAATCCCTGCCAAAACAGGAACCACCAAATTTAGTACTACAATCTTTTACTTTTTGGGAAAccaaatccatttttttttctgtttcaGGACTTGGAATCTTCAAGAAACTGCATATTGTGCAGAAAGGTAAAACACAACAACAGCTAAAACCTCAAAATCCCTTGCAAAACTAGGAAAATCTGCAAATCAATCACTGAAATTCGAAGCAAAAGCTTCACCAGAAACAATTCAATTTGGTCTCCATAATAATCGATGCTTCTCTAACTTCAGATCTAATGAGTTTACAAACGAACCCCAAAAAAAACTAATGAACTTCATTTCCTTCTAATGTACAGGTAAGACATCAAATCGAAATCACCTTTACGTAATCCAGGGCAGATACCTCATCAAATTGAGCAATAATTTGTTGTATTCCTTTGATATACAAAAAGAAGCCACCAATTATTTCTCATACAATGGACTTATTAAAACCCCTATGCAATCAAAGAATGATTCTTTGCTTCAAAATTTGGAAATATATGGAAATATACAAGGCAGCTTCCATGAAATCTCTACCAACACCATCTTAGAAACCAAAACTACTCATAATCTGACATAAAAATCAAATCTTTAACACAAATGAGGCATCTTTCAATCTTCAATATAAGTTTTCTTAATAATCAAACAAAACACTATCACTATCAACACAACACATACATCAAcaccaaaacataaaa includes these proteins:
- the LOC132611400 gene encoding uncharacterized protein LOC132611400, whose protein sequence is RLRCFKVKDSSSNGKSDGVVKKKITSRVVDNNKESSLLPPMSSPHRFNKDLGVNRSNTNEHRKTSASSPEKEDRYYTTRGSVGVDDSSKLFIDSREEKKKMVWPKLLVTLSSKEKG